A stretch of DNA from Micromonospora peucetia:
TCGTACGGGTCGACCCGCCCGGCGAGCCCGACCGGCGGGAGCGCGCGGAGGTCAACGCGATCGACCGCGGCCGTACGACCGTCACGCTCGACCTGAAGTCCGAGGCCGACCGGCTGCTCGTGCACCGGCTGCTCGCCGACGCGGACGTGCTGCTCGACCCGTTCCGTCCCGGGGTGCTCGAACGTCTCGGCCTGGACCCGGTCGAGCTCACCGAGCGGTACCCGCGCCTCGTCGTGGCGCGGATGACCGGCTGGGGCCAGGACGGCCCCCTCGCCGCGGCCGCCGGGCACGACCTCAACTACATCGCCGTCTCCGGGGTGCTCGACACGATCGGCCTGCCCGACGCCGGCCCCGTCGTGCCGCCGATGTACCTGGCCGACTTCGCCGGCGGCGGCATGGTGCTGGCCTTCGGCGTCCTGGCCGCCCTGCACGAGCGCGTCTCCTCCGGGCGTGGGCAGGTCGTGGACTCCTCGATGCTCGAGGGCAGCGGGCTGCTCACCGTCGTCATCCAATCGATGCTCGCGCGGGGCGCCTGGAACCTCACCCGTGGAACGAACTACCTCGACGGTGGGGCGCACTTCTACCGGGTGTACCGCACCGCCGACGACAAGTTCATGTCGGTCGCGGCCATCGAGGCGAAGTTCTACCGCACATTCCTGCACACCCTCGGCCTCGATCCGGAGGACGGGCCGGGGCAGTTCGACGAGTCGGGGTGGGCCGGCTGGGCCGGGCGGATCGCGCCGGTCTTCGCCGGACGCACCCGGCAGGAGTGGACCAGCGTCTTCGAGAGCGTCGACGC
This window harbors:
- a CDS encoding CaiB/BaiF CoA transferase family protein, which codes for MSDAPGTVTDQRSEGPLAGLRLLELGGQGPVPFATMMLADLGAQVVRVDPPGEPDRRERAEVNAIDRGRTTVTLDLKSEADRLLVHRLLADADVLLDPFRPGVLERLGLDPVELTERYPRLVVARMTGWGQDGPLAAAAGHDLNYIAVSGVLDTIGLPDAGPVVPPMYLADFAGGGMVLAFGVLAALHERVSSGRGQVVDSSMLEGSGLLTVVIQSMLARGAWNLTRGTNYLDGGAHFYRVYRTADDKFMSVAAIEAKFYRTFLHTLGLDPEDGPGQFDESGWAGWAGRIAPVFAGRTRQEWTSVFESVDACVHPVLDIAESAEHPQVRARGAVVEVEGVAQPAPVPRFSRTPAGIPRAPRRRGEDTDRVRSALAEASPWEALSRP